The following are from one region of the Brienomyrus brachyistius isolate T26 chromosome 4, BBRACH_0.4, whole genome shotgun sequence genome:
- the LOC125740746 gene encoding polymeric immunoglobulin receptor-like isoform X3 translates to MDPLMLLFLLIAGLTGVSTVKWMRVQRGGSITIPCFYDDRYKPHVKYWCRGYNVSSCTPIVHTDSTQEGKVSIRDDPDQQVFTVTINNLTTGDSDRYWCGVEISGASDVGDRVNLSVTDAPSGLSVDKQEVTGVDGDSVSVQCYYGNNKRHRMWCKIGGSCASERSVSLDGRPVLIRDDTENKTFIVTMRGLERKDTGWYWCAAGYLQIPVHITIKQGGDNEKLRWEQVLDAVLKAGTGVFYLICTIIAIQLHWTSCKKREPIREKQKVSLNQRKLAEEMTFIEQNESEEL, encoded by the exons GTGTGTCCACGGTCAAATGGATGCGTGTACAAAGAGGAGGATCtatcaccatcccatgtttctatgatGACAGATATAaacctcatgtgaaatactggtgcagagggtataatgtaagttcatgtactcccatagtacacactgactctacacaggagggtaaagtgtcaatcagagatgatcctgaccagcaagtcttcactgtgaccatcaacaatttgACAACTGGGGACtctgatcggtactggtgtggtgtggaaaTCAGTGGAGCCTCAGATGTTGGAGATCGGGTtaacctgtcagtcactgatg CTCCTtcggggctgtcagtggacaaacaggaggtgaccggtgtggatggagacagtgtcagtgttcagtgttactatggaaacaacaaaagacataggatgtggtgtaagattgggggctcctgtgcatcagagagatcagtgagtttggatgggaggcctgtcctgatcagggatgacacagaaaataaaaccttcattgtgacaatgaggggactggagaggaaggacactggctggtattggtgtgctgctggatatctgcagattccagttcatattactatcaaac aaggaggggataatgaaaaactgag gtgggagcaggttctggatgctgtactgaaagctgggactggtgtgttttatctgatttgcaccatcatcgccattcagctgcactggacctcctgtaaaaagagggaaccaatcagagagaagcagaaggTCTCCCTgaatcagaggaagctggcagaggagatgaccttcatagagcagaatgagtcagaggaGCTGTAA
- the LOC125740746 gene encoding polymeric immunoglobulin receptor-like isoform X10, translating into MRVQRGGSITIPCFYDDRYKPHVKYWCRGYNVSSCTPIVHTDSTQEGKVSIRDDPDQQVFTVTINNLTTGDSDRYWCGVEISGASDVGDRVNLSVTDAPSGLSVDKQEVTGVDGDSVSVQCYYGNNKRHRMWCKIGGSCASERSVSLDGRPVLIRDDTENKTFIVTMRGLERKDTGWYWCAAGYLQIPVHITIKQGGDNEKLRWEQVLDAVLKAGTGVFYLICTIIAIQLHWTSCKKREPIREKQKVSLNQRKLAEEMTFIEQNESEEL; encoded by the exons ATGCGTGTACAAAGAGGAGGATCtatcaccatcccatgtttctatgatGACAGATATAaacctcatgtgaaatactggtgcagagggtataatgtaagttcatgtactcccatagtacacactgactctacacaggagggtaaagtgtcaatcagagatgatcctgaccagcaagtcttcactgtgaccatcaacaatttgACAACTGGGGACtctgatcggtactggtgtggtgtggaaaTCAGTGGAGCCTCAGATGTTGGAGATCGGGTtaacctgtcagtcactgatg CTCCTtcggggctgtcagtggacaaacaggaggtgaccggtgtggatggagacagtgtcagtgttcagtgttactatggaaacaacaaaagacataggatgtggtgtaagattgggggctcctgtgcatcagagagatcagtgagtttggatgggaggcctgtcctgatcagggatgacacagaaaataaaaccttcattgtgacaatgaggggactggagaggaaggacactggctggtattggtgtgctgctggatatctgcagattccagttcatattactatcaaac aaggaggggataatgaaaaactgag gtgggagcaggttctggatgctgtactgaaagctgggactggtgtgttttatctgatttgcaccatcatcgccattcagctgcactggacctcctgtaaaaagagggaaccaatcagagagaagcagaaggTCTCCCTgaatcagaggaagctggcagaggagatgaccttcatagagcagaatgagtcagaggaGCTGTAA